A single region of the Plantactinospora soyae genome encodes:
- a CDS encoding MFS transporter has protein sequence MVVDDARGVSIFWRWWTAGTSSALGSAVGAVALPLTAVTVLHATAFEMGMIVAASYVAWIVVGLPAGVMVQRMPMRRVQIGADLARAAAVISIPLAWWAERLTIAQLVIVALVISFADVMFDVANSTFLPSIVSKEQLQSRNSLTSGTHATTQLGGPSIGGLIVQSIGAVPTLLFDAGSYLVSALLLRTLPERRTEAPDRWPPIRAMIREGWRFVVRHPVMGPCMWAATAANTVCGAQHALYALYLVRELHAKPGLVGLLLAADGVGTLIGAALTNRIAARFGTARTLIVAGFVSVAGALIVPLGAGWQAFVAFAVGNVVFSVGVVVLSVLTRTYRQIASPPDLLPRVMATVRFVSWGAIPIGGLIAGAVAGVLGGRVTLMIFVVAAACVPLVLLASPVRQLRDLTDYQQGDQSTESPTDQVVGARH, from the coding sequence ATGGTAGTTGACGACGCACGCGGGGTGAGCATCTTCTGGCGGTGGTGGACGGCGGGCACCAGTAGCGCGCTCGGTTCGGCGGTGGGCGCGGTGGCGCTGCCGTTGACGGCGGTGACGGTGCTGCACGCCACCGCCTTCGAGATGGGCATGATCGTCGCGGCCAGCTACGTCGCCTGGATCGTGGTCGGCCTGCCAGCCGGAGTGATGGTGCAGCGGATGCCGATGCGGAGGGTGCAGATCGGGGCGGACCTCGCTCGTGCGGCGGCGGTCATCTCCATCCCGCTGGCCTGGTGGGCGGAGCGTCTGACCATCGCACAATTGGTGATCGTCGCCCTGGTGATCAGCTTCGCGGACGTCATGTTCGACGTCGCCAACTCGACATTCCTGCCGTCGATCGTCAGCAAGGAGCAGCTGCAGTCCCGTAACAGCCTGACCTCCGGAACGCACGCCACCACCCAACTCGGCGGACCATCCATCGGCGGCCTCATTGTCCAGTCGATCGGCGCGGTACCCACTCTGCTCTTCGACGCCGGCAGTTACCTTGTCTCCGCCCTGCTGCTCCGGACCCTGCCCGAACGCCGTACCGAGGCCCCCGACCGCTGGCCACCGATCCGCGCGATGATCCGCGAAGGCTGGCGGTTCGTCGTACGGCACCCCGTGATGGGTCCCTGCATGTGGGCCGCCACCGCCGCGAACACGGTCTGCGGAGCCCAGCACGCCCTCTACGCGCTCTATCTCGTGCGTGAGTTGCACGCCAAGCCCGGCCTCGTCGGCCTCCTGTTGGCAGCGGACGGGGTTGGCACCCTGATCGGCGCGGCGCTGACGAACCGGATCGCGGCCCGATTCGGAACGGCCCGTACGCTGATCGTCGCCGGATTCGTCTCGGTCGCCGGGGCGCTCATCGTCCCCCTCGGCGCCGGCTGGCAGGCGTTCGTGGCCTTCGCGGTCGGCAACGTGGTCTTCTCCGTCGGCGTGGTGGTGCTCAGTGTGCTGACCCGGACCTATCGGCAGATCGCCAGCCCACCCGACCTGCTGCCCCGGGTGATGGCAACGGTCCGCTTCGTCTCCTGGGGCGCGATCCCGATCGGCGGCCTGATCGCCGGAGCCGTCGCCGGAGTGCTCGGCGGCCGGGTCACCCTGATGATCTTCGTTGTCGCGGCCGCCTGCGTGCCACTGGTCCTACTGGCCTCACCGGTCCGGCAGCTGCGCGATCTCACCGACTACCAGCAGGGGGACCAGTCGACAGAATCGCCGACGGATCAGGTCGTCGGAGCGCGCCACTGA
- a CDS encoding FAD-binding oxidoreductase: MNGMTGPVARPGEQGYDDERLGLNRAVESRPAYVVGAAGDQDVVAAVRLAAAQQRAVAVLATGHGPAVPADDAVLINTRRMDGVDVDPGRRTAWIEAGTRWRQVLEQTTPHGLAPLNGSSPDVGAVGYLVGGGAGLLGRRYGFAADHVRQLRVVTADGRLREVSVDSDPDLFWAVRGGKDNFGVVVGMEVDLFPVPRLFGGGLYFPGDATAEVLHAYADWTSRAPEEMASSVLLVQYPDDSAVPDPLRGKFVIHVRIAHSGETADGERLVKPLRDLGPTLLDTVRDMPYAEVGTIHHEPTAVPYVAHDRNVLLSELNRDAVHAIVSNAGPKAAPPFVTELRHFGGAYGRSPKVPNCVGGRDAAFSVFTGTVPSAQSLRRRDELLRQLGPWRTGGTNLNFAGVEDAEPDLVRAAYTPADFDRLTDLKTAYDPDNMFRLNFNIPPRGPSR, from the coding sequence ATGAACGGGATGACCGGACCGGTTGCCAGGCCAGGTGAGCAGGGATATGACGACGAACGGCTGGGACTGAACCGAGCGGTCGAGTCGCGACCGGCATACGTCGTGGGGGCGGCCGGCGACCAGGACGTGGTGGCCGCTGTCCGGCTGGCCGCGGCGCAGCAGCGGGCGGTCGCGGTGCTGGCCACCGGGCATGGTCCCGCCGTACCGGCGGACGACGCGGTGTTGATCAACACCCGGCGGATGGACGGTGTCGACGTCGACCCGGGCCGGAGAACCGCCTGGATCGAGGCCGGAACGCGTTGGCGGCAGGTCCTGGAGCAGACCACCCCACACGGGCTGGCCCCGTTGAACGGCTCCAGCCCTGACGTGGGCGCCGTCGGCTATCTGGTGGGCGGCGGCGCCGGACTCCTCGGCCGCCGGTACGGCTTCGCCGCCGATCACGTACGGCAACTGCGCGTCGTCACCGCCGACGGACGCCTGCGCGAGGTGTCGGTCGACAGCGACCCGGACCTGTTCTGGGCGGTACGCGGCGGTAAGGACAACTTCGGCGTCGTGGTGGGGATGGAAGTGGACCTGTTCCCGGTACCGCGACTCTTCGGCGGTGGGCTCTACTTTCCGGGCGATGCCACGGCAGAGGTGCTGCACGCCTACGCCGACTGGACCTCCCGGGCGCCCGAGGAGATGGCCTCCTCCGTGCTCCTGGTCCAGTATCCGGACGATTCCGCCGTCCCCGACCCGCTGCGCGGAAAGTTCGTCATCCATGTCCGCATCGCCCACAGCGGCGAAACGGCGGACGGCGAACGCCTCGTGAAGCCGCTGCGCGATCTCGGCCCGACTCTGCTCGACACCGTCCGGGACATGCCCTATGCCGAGGTCGGCACCATCCACCACGAGCCCACCGCCGTGCCGTACGTCGCCCACGACCGCAACGTGCTGCTGAGCGAACTCAACCGCGACGCCGTACATGCCATCGTCTCGAACGCGGGACCGAAAGCGGCGCCGCCGTTCGTCACCGAGCTACGGCACTTCGGTGGCGCCTACGGCCGATCACCGAAGGTCCCCAACTGCGTCGGCGGACGGGACGCGGCCTTCTCGGTCTTCACCGGCACCGTCCCCTCGGCACAGAGCCTCCGGCGACGCGACGAACTGCTCCGCCAGCTGGGTCCTTGGCGCACCGGCGGAACGAACCTCAACTTCGCCGGTGTCGAGGACGCCGAACCTGACCTGGTCCGCGCCGCCTACACACCGGCCGACTTCGACCGCCTCACCGACCTCAAGACCGCGTACGACCCCGACAACATGTTCCGGCTGAACTTCAACATCCCGCCGAGGGGACCTTCGCGCTGA
- a CDS encoding RICIN domain-containing protein produces the protein MFVGEPSPGTDRRRLRRYGAALASAALVVGVTALLPTPQADAATIDPSAYYQIVSRHSGKAIEVAGQSTADGAAVQQRTRASQSNQQFQFVDVGGGYFKLRARHSGSLIDVSGAASTDGANVVQWPDNGGANQQFRVVDTDSGYVKLLNRNSGKALEVWDWSTADGGRISQYTDTGGANQQWQLIRTDVSVPGAGGYLFSYMTGEGSANGEQIYFGLSQGNDPVRWRQLNGGQPVLLSNVGTRGVRDPFIIRSPQGDRFFQIATDLRIYGGGNWDTVQRTGSKSIVVWESTDLVTWSAPRLVRVSPDTAGNTWAPEAYYDESIGQYVVFWASKLYAANDPNHTGSSYNRMMYATTRDFRTFSTAQIWVDKGYSTIDSTLIKHNGTYYRYTKDERSSSQSTCGKFILAERSTTVLNSNYSFLRECIGQGSLNQGEGPLVFKSNTENRWYLYIDEYGGRGYIPFTTTDLTTGQWSMVSSYTMPGRPRHGTVLPLSQAEYDSLAQRWG, from the coding sequence ATGTTCGTTGGTGAACCGTCCCCCGGCACGGACCGTCGGCGTCTCCGTCGCTACGGCGCCGCGCTGGCCAGCGCGGCGCTCGTCGTCGGGGTCACCGCGCTTCTCCCCACTCCGCAGGCCGACGCCGCCACGATCGATCCGTCGGCGTACTACCAGATCGTGTCCCGGCACAGCGGAAAGGCGATCGAGGTCGCCGGCCAGTCCACCGCCGACGGCGCGGCCGTCCAACAGCGGACCCGGGCCAGTCAGAGCAACCAGCAGTTCCAGTTCGTTGACGTCGGCGGCGGGTACTTCAAGCTGCGTGCCCGGCACAGCGGCAGCCTGATCGACGTCTCGGGCGCCGCCAGCACCGACGGCGCCAACGTCGTGCAGTGGCCCGACAACGGTGGCGCCAACCAGCAGTTCCGGGTCGTGGACACCGACAGCGGGTACGTCAAGCTGCTCAACCGGAACAGCGGCAAGGCCCTGGAGGTGTGGGACTGGTCGACCGCGGACGGCGGCCGTATCTCGCAGTACACCGACACCGGCGGTGCGAACCAGCAGTGGCAACTGATCCGCACCGACGTGTCCGTACCCGGCGCCGGGGGCTACCTGTTCAGCTACATGACCGGTGAGGGCAGCGCCAACGGTGAACAGATCTACTTCGGGCTGAGCCAGGGCAACGACCCGGTCCGGTGGCGCCAGCTCAACGGCGGCCAGCCGGTCCTGCTCTCCAATGTCGGCACCAGGGGCGTACGCGACCCGTTCATCATCCGCTCTCCGCAGGGCGACCGGTTCTTCCAGATCGCGACCGACCTGCGCATCTACGGCGGCGGCAACTGGGACACCGTCCAGCGTACCGGCAGCAAGTCCATTGTGGTCTGGGAATCCACCGACCTGGTGACCTGGAGTGCTCCCCGGCTGGTGCGGGTCTCGCCGGACACCGCCGGCAACACCTGGGCGCCGGAGGCCTACTACGACGAGAGCATCGGCCAGTACGTGGTGTTCTGGGCCTCGAAGCTATACGCCGCCAACGATCCGAACCACACCGGCAGCAGCTACAACCGGATGATGTACGCGACCACCCGCGACTTCCGTACCTTCAGCACCGCGCAGATCTGGGTGGACAAGGGCTACTCCACCATCGACTCCACGCTGATCAAGCACAACGGCACCTACTACCGCTACACCAAGGACGAGCGTAGTTCCTCGCAGTCGACGTGCGGAAAGTTCATCCTGGCCGAGCGGTCCACCACGGTGCTCAACAGTAACTACTCCTTCCTCCGGGAATGCATCGGCCAGGGCTCGCTCAACCAGGGTGAGGGACCGCTCGTGTTCAAGTCGAACACCGAGAACCGTTGGTACCTCTACATCGACGAGTACGGCGGCCGTGGCTACATCCCGTTCACCACGACCGATCTGACCACCGGGCAGTGGAGCATGGTGTCCAGCTACACCATGCCCGGCCGGCCCCGGCACGGCACCGTCCTCCCGCTGAGTCAGGCCGAGTACGACAGCCTCGCGCAACGGTGGGGTTGA
- a CDS encoding SAM-dependent methyltransferase: MTHGFDKEYWEQHWHRRSTDSPGAIAGNPPNPYLGRETRGLVPGTALDAGCGTGAEAIWLASHGWQVTAADISSEALAGAARRASTSGVSDRVEWVEADLSAWQPGTRFDLVTTHYAHPATPQLEFYDRIAGWVAPGGTLLIVGHLHAHGANGDADGHRHGHGPSPGHLPPAEASVTAAAITARLDDAAWEIVVADEVHRTITGHGGRVVPLDDVVVRAVRRVGGTAAQR, translated from the coding sequence ATGACGCACGGGTTCGACAAGGAGTACTGGGAGCAGCACTGGCACCGGCGAAGCACCGACAGCCCCGGAGCCATCGCCGGAAACCCGCCGAACCCCTACCTCGGCCGGGAGACCCGCGGCCTGGTGCCGGGAACCGCGCTGGATGCGGGGTGCGGTACGGGCGCCGAGGCGATCTGGCTCGCCTCGCACGGCTGGCAGGTCACCGCCGCCGACATCTCGTCCGAGGCGCTGGCCGGCGCTGCCCGGCGCGCGAGCACAAGCGGCGTTTCCGATCGGGTGGAGTGGGTCGAGGCGGACCTGAGCGCCTGGCAGCCGGGAACCCGGTTCGACCTGGTCACGACCCACTACGCCCACCCGGCGACACCGCAACTGGAGTTCTACGACCGCATCGCCGGCTGGGTCGCACCCGGTGGCACCCTGCTGATCGTCGGTCACCTGCACGCTCATGGCGCCAACGGTGACGCCGACGGTCACCGCCACGGGCATGGCCCCTCCCCCGGGCACCTGCCGCCTGCCGAGGCATCGGTCACCGCCGCGGCCATCACCGCGCGGCTGGACGACGCAGCCTGGGAGATCGTCGTCGCCGACGAGGTCCACCGCACGATCACCGGCCATGGCGGCCGGGTGGTCCCGCTGGACGACGTCGTCGTACGCGCCGTCCGGCGAGTTGGCGGGACGGCGGCGCAGAGGTGA
- a CDS encoding helix-turn-helix domain-containing protein: MDELVDRTLDAVGPRLKQLRQRREVTLAELAEETGISISTLSRLEAGLRRPTLEQLLPLARAYGVTLDELVDAPPTGDPRINLRPIAGSDGSTILPLTRRPGGIQAYKFVLPAGHDDTEPDLRIHEGYDWVYVLNGTLRLVLGEHDLLLRPGDAAEFDTRTPHWFGATSAGPVEYLSLIGRQGERAHIRIAPKLRPSE, from the coding sequence ATGGACGAGTTGGTGGACCGCACTCTCGATGCCGTCGGGCCCAGGCTGAAGCAGCTTCGGCAGCGTCGCGAGGTCACGCTCGCCGAGCTCGCCGAGGAGACGGGCATCTCGATCAGCACCCTGTCCCGACTCGAGGCCGGCCTGCGGCGCCCCACGCTCGAGCAGCTCCTGCCACTGGCCCGCGCCTACGGGGTGACCCTCGACGAGCTCGTCGACGCGCCGCCCACCGGCGACCCCCGGATCAATCTGCGTCCGATCGCCGGCAGCGACGGATCGACCATCCTGCCCCTCACCCGCAGGCCGGGCGGTATCCAGGCCTACAAGTTCGTCCTACCGGCGGGACACGACGACACCGAGCCCGACCTACGCATCCATGAGGGCTACGACTGGGTCTACGTCCTCAACGGCACGCTCCGGCTCGTCCTGGGCGAGCATGACCTTCTCCTTCGACCCGGTGACGCCGCCGAGTTCGACACCCGTACCCCGCACTGGTTCGGCGCCACCAGCGCCGGCCCCGTCGAGTACCTCAGCCTGATCGGAAGGCAGGGCGAACGCGCGCACATCCGTATCGCACCCAAGCTTCGGCCGTCCGAGTAG
- the sigJ gene encoding RNA polymerase sigma factor SigJ: MSTQSGPGRDQLDPILNAVVRERHRLINLAYRLLGSLADAEDVVQETYARWYAMSTQRQQAIESPGAWLTTVASRICLDLLGSARARRERYVGEWIPEPLPEPTEWINTRSDGITTDPADRVTLDESVNMAFLVVLESMTPAERVAFILHDVFRYPFAEIAEIVGRTPAACRQLASSARRRIRASQAPATPTARRAAIVRDFKQAWEAKDIEALIGLLDPDVTAIGDGGGLVNAELRPIEGSERVARVLVDVAGRAPGLTILERTVNGQPGLVVQAAGVSLTVIAFDIADDRITRVWSVRNPEKLRPWTID; encoded by the coding sequence ATGAGCACCCAGTCCGGGCCCGGCAGAGACCAGCTCGATCCGATCCTGAACGCGGTCGTACGCGAGCGGCATCGACTGATCAATCTCGCGTACCGGCTGCTCGGCTCGCTGGCCGACGCCGAGGACGTCGTACAGGAGACGTACGCCCGCTGGTACGCCATGTCCACGCAGCGCCAGCAGGCCATCGAGTCCCCCGGCGCCTGGCTGACGACCGTGGCCAGCCGCATCTGCCTCGACCTGCTGGGCTCGGCGCGGGCCCGACGGGAACGCTACGTCGGCGAATGGATCCCCGAGCCGCTACCCGAACCCACCGAGTGGATCAACACACGCTCGGACGGGATCACGACCGACCCGGCCGACCGGGTCACCCTCGACGAGTCGGTCAACATGGCCTTCCTCGTCGTACTCGAATCGATGACCCCCGCCGAACGCGTCGCGTTCATCCTGCACGACGTCTTCCGCTACCCCTTCGCCGAAATCGCCGAGATCGTCGGCCGTACCCCGGCGGCATGCCGCCAACTCGCCTCGTCGGCCCGCCGCCGCATCCGCGCCTCGCAGGCTCCGGCGACGCCGACGGCCCGGCGCGCCGCCATCGTCCGGGACTTCAAGCAGGCGTGGGAAGCCAAGGACATCGAGGCCCTCATCGGCCTCCTCGATCCCGATGTCACGGCGATCGGTGACGGCGGTGGACTGGTAAACGCCGAACTCCGGCCGATCGAGGGCAGCGAGCGGGTCGCACGCGTGCTCGTGGACGTCGCCGGCAGGGCACCCGGCCTGACGATCCTGGAGCGTACGGTCAACGGTCAGCCGGGCCTGGTGGTTCAGGCGGCCGGCGTCAGCCTGACGGTGATCGCGTTCGACATCGCCGATGATCGGATCACCCGCGTCTGGTCGGTCCGCAACCCCGAGAAGCTCCGGCCCTGGACGATCGACTGA
- the wrbA gene encoding NAD(P)H:quinone oxidoreductase: protein MEPVQVAIVYYSATGTVHTLARAAADGAEKAGAHVRLRKVAELAPPDAINARPAWAQHVRDTADVTEASLADLAWADAVLFGTPTRFGNVAGQLKAFIDTTGGLWYQGKLADKVYSAFTASNTAHGGQESTILALANVFYHWGGIIVPPGYTDPVQFQTGNPYGTSHVTADGPPGNVVLEAARYQARRVVDIAAALKAGRTA, encoded by the coding sequence ATGGAACCCGTGCAGGTCGCGATCGTCTACTACAGCGCCACCGGCACCGTGCACACCCTGGCGCGAGCCGCCGCCGACGGCGCGGAGAAGGCCGGCGCACACGTCCGACTGCGCAAGGTCGCCGAACTGGCCCCGCCGGACGCGATCAACGCCAGGCCGGCCTGGGCCCAGCACGTCCGGGACACCGCCGACGTCACCGAGGCCAGCCTCGCCGACCTGGCCTGGGCCGACGCGGTGCTGTTCGGCACCCCGACCCGGTTCGGCAACGTGGCCGGCCAGCTCAAGGCGTTCATCGACACCACCGGTGGCCTCTGGTACCAGGGCAAACTCGCCGACAAGGTGTACTCGGCATTCACCGCGTCCAACACCGCGCACGGCGGACAGGAGTCCACCATCCTGGCGCTGGCGAACGTCTTCTACCACTGGGGCGGCATCATCGTGCCCCCCGGCTACACCGATCCGGTCCAGTTCCAGACCGGCAATCCCTACGGCACCTCGCACGTGACCGCCGATGGCCCACCCGGAAACGTGGTTCTGGAAGCCGCCCGCTACCAGGCCCGGCGCGTCGTCGACATCGCGGCGGCGCTCAAGGCGGGCCGCACCGCCTGA
- a CDS encoding AfsR/SARP family transcriptional regulator → MNEIEFRILGPVEAWVGRERVSLGSRKQRFVLAVLLLEANRLVPLNRLVDLVWEDQDVPASARASIQTLISRLRTSFRQFGDDAPEIVGRGAGYVLRVDPLSVDAHRFTDLVARAASCADEPAVELFDQALALWRGDALGEVVSRDVADRLCGHLHEGRWAALESRVDALLRLGRSRQLLAELTGLVAEHALRQRLVGQLMLALYREGRTADALATYHTLRTRLTDELGLDPVPELRRLESAILRADPALDHAPGQSRRRTSPEPVRPAQLPHDALGFVGRTGELNRLDAGLTSPSGTKLWVISGIAGVGKTALAVHWAHRNRGRFPGGQLYLDLRGFDAEHEPLTPAAALIQMLTGLGADPRLIPADVDGRAALFRSMLADEHVLLVLDNVRDTGQVITLIPPVGTVVVTSRQRLGDLIARTGAQALPLSVLPAADSRRLLEVALGVDQVAAEAMAAERLAQLCGHLPLALRIAVANVGADPESEIAGLVQDLAEGDPLAGLTVDGAEESAITKAFALSYKALPTEHRLLFRRLGLLPGQTFTALPASVVSGLPPARTERLMKALVAAHLVEQYARGRFRFHDLLRQYAVDRALTEDTTAEREQARRLVLDHYLHTADAAGRRLVPQFLRLPRELPDGIAFTDNPSALSWLDAEWPNLAAAVDQVAERGPRPLAWHIADALRAFFHYRGHHTEWANMATAALDVARAEGDERAQAAMHQSISLAYVNTGRYEEARAHLVSALRRNVADGWHEGRAAVLNNLSAVHQRLGNPRASIDCGLQSLRLSRQLGQSGGTVMALANLGFAYWQLGVLDQSLGHFGPALETAEREGIRYSVAVLLVDLGNVHRDLGHRDTAEEFYTRALVANRELGYSYGEATALSGRALLHCQTGPSAQTRSDARSAVELTRQIGDHGTEAWALISLGDVCLRLGLAAEASEHHGQALEIARATSFRWCEADALRGSAEALLDLGDLAGARAQGGKAVELARRSGYRLIEARALRTLAEARPG, encoded by the coding sequence GTGAACGAGATCGAGTTCCGCATCCTGGGCCCCGTCGAGGCATGGGTGGGCAGGGAACGAGTCAGCCTCGGTTCGCGCAAGCAGCGTTTCGTACTGGCGGTCCTGCTACTGGAGGCCAACCGCCTGGTGCCGCTGAACCGCCTGGTCGACCTCGTCTGGGAGGACCAGGACGTGCCGGCGTCCGCACGAGCCTCGATCCAGACGCTGATATCCCGGCTGCGAACGTCGTTCCGGCAGTTCGGCGACGACGCGCCCGAGATAGTCGGTCGGGGGGCCGGATACGTCCTACGGGTGGACCCGCTCTCGGTGGACGCACACCGGTTCACCGACCTGGTCGCCCGGGCGGCCTCCTGCGCCGACGAGCCCGCCGTCGAACTGTTCGACCAGGCGCTCGCGCTGTGGCGCGGCGACGCCCTCGGCGAGGTGGTGTCCAGGGACGTCGCGGATCGGCTCTGCGGCCACCTGCACGAAGGCCGGTGGGCGGCGTTGGAGAGCCGGGTGGACGCCCTACTGCGGTTGGGCCGCAGCCGGCAACTGCTCGCCGAACTCACCGGCCTCGTGGCCGAACACGCCCTGCGGCAGCGGTTGGTGGGCCAGCTCATGCTCGCGCTGTACCGGGAGGGCCGTACCGCCGACGCGCTCGCGACGTACCACACCCTGCGGACGAGACTGACCGACGAACTCGGCCTCGATCCGGTACCGGAACTGCGGCGGCTCGAGTCCGCGATCCTGCGCGCGGATCCGGCCCTCGACCATGCTCCCGGGCAGTCGCGGCGGAGAACGTCGCCCGAACCGGTACGGCCGGCCCAACTGCCACACGACGCCCTCGGGTTCGTCGGGCGTACCGGCGAACTGAACCGGCTCGATGCCGGGCTGACGTCGCCGTCGGGCACGAAGCTCTGGGTGATCAGCGGCATCGCGGGGGTCGGCAAGACCGCGCTCGCCGTCCACTGGGCCCACCGCAACCGGGGTCGGTTTCCGGGCGGACAGCTCTACCTCGACCTGCGCGGCTTCGACGCCGAGCACGAACCGCTGACCCCGGCCGCCGCGCTCATCCAGATGCTGACCGGCCTGGGTGCCGACCCCCGGTTGATCCCGGCGGACGTGGACGGCCGGGCAGCCCTGTTCCGCTCCATGCTCGCCGACGAACACGTCCTGTTGGTGCTGGACAACGTACGCGACACCGGCCAGGTGATCACGCTGATCCCGCCGGTGGGCACGGTCGTCGTCACCAGCAGACAGCGGCTCGGTGACCTGATCGCCCGCACCGGCGCACAGGCGCTGCCGCTGTCGGTGCTTCCGGCCGCGGACTCCCGCCGGCTGCTGGAGGTCGCACTCGGTGTCGACCAGGTCGCCGCCGAGGCGATGGCCGCCGAGAGGCTGGCCCAACTCTGCGGTCACCTGCCGCTCGCCCTGCGGATCGCGGTGGCCAACGTCGGTGCGGACCCCGAGTCCGAGATCGCCGGACTGGTGCAGGACCTCGCCGAGGGTGACCCGTTGGCGGGTCTGACCGTGGACGGTGCCGAAGAGAGTGCCATCACCAAGGCCTTTGCCCTGTCCTACAAGGCATTGCCGACCGAGCACCGACTCCTGTTCCGCCGTCTCGGGCTGTTGCCGGGACAGACCTTCACCGCACTGCCGGCAAGTGTCGTCTCCGGGCTGCCGCCGGCTCGTACGGAACGGCTGATGAAGGCGCTGGTCGCGGCACACCTGGTCGAGCAGTACGCACGCGGACGCTTTCGGTTCCACGACCTGCTCCGCCAGTACGCGGTCGACCGGGCGCTGACCGAAGACACGACGGCCGAGCGCGAGCAGGCCCGCAGACTGGTACTCGACCACTACCTGCACACGGCCGACGCGGCGGGCCGGCGGCTCGTTCCACAGTTCCTCCGACTGCCGAGGGAGCTGCCCGACGGGATCGCCTTCACGGACAACCCGAGCGCCCTCTCCTGGCTCGACGCCGAATGGCCGAACCTGGCCGCGGCCGTCGACCAGGTCGCGGAACGAGGCCCCCGGCCGCTGGCCTGGCACATCGCCGACGCCCTGCGCGCCTTCTTCCACTACCGGGGCCACCACACGGAGTGGGCCAACATGGCGACGGCGGCGCTGGACGTGGCGCGTGCCGAGGGCGACGAGCGCGCACAGGCCGCGATGCACCAGAGCATCTCGCTCGCCTACGTCAACACGGGCCGGTACGAGGAGGCCCGGGCGCATCTCGTCAGCGCACTGCGGCGGAACGTCGCCGACGGCTGGCACGAGGGCCGGGCCGCCGTGCTGAACAATCTCAGTGCGGTGCACCAGCGTCTGGGCAACCCGCGGGCGTCGATCGACTGCGGGTTGCAGTCGCTGCGGCTGAGTCGGCAACTGGGCCAGAGCGGCGGAACGGTCATGGCGCTGGCCAACCTCGGCTTCGCGTACTGGCAGCTCGGCGTGCTGGACCAGTCGCTCGGACACTTCGGCCCGGCGCTGGAGACAGCCGAGCGGGAGGGCATCCGGTACAGCGTCGCGGTCCTGCTCGTCGACCTCGGCAACGTGCACCGGGACCTCGGCCACCGGGACACGGCCGAGGAGTTCTACACCCGGGCGCTGGTCGCCAACCGGGAGCTCGGCTACTCGTACGGCGAGGCGACCGCGCTCTCCGGCCGCGCGCTGCTGCACTGCCAGACCGGCCCGTCGGCGCAGACACGCTCGGATGCCCGGTCGGCAGTCGAGCTGACCCGTCAGATCGGCGACCACGGCACCGAGGCGTGGGCGCTCATCTCGCTCGGCGACGTCTGCCTGCGGCTGGGACTGGCCGCGGAGGCCAGCGAGCATCACGGCCAGGCATTGGAGATCGCGCGGGCGACCAGCTTCCGCTGGTGCGAGGCGGACGCGCTGCGCGGATCGGCCGAGGCCCTACTGGACCTCGGCGATCTCGCCGGGGCCAGGGCACAGGGCGGCAAGGCCGTCGAACTCGCTCGCCGATCCGGGTACCGGCTGATCGAGGCCCGGGCACTGCGCACGCTCGCCGAGGCCCGCCCGGGATGA